From Cellulomonas fimi ATCC 484, a single genomic window includes:
- a CDS encoding flagellar FliJ family protein, with the protein MTRQFPLAGLLRVRALAEERAAGELAAARRAERAAAERARETRERLAGASMPDVADDLAFRASVASRATLAALLHEHDADVQVAQSRTEDRTGAWTAARREARAVERLEERHDATVRAEELHAEQVVLDEVGGRRAAREDA; encoded by the coding sequence GTGACCCGACAGTTCCCGCTCGCCGGGCTGCTGCGCGTGCGCGCGCTCGCCGAGGAGCGCGCCGCGGGCGAGCTCGCCGCCGCGCGCCGCGCCGAGCGGGCCGCCGCCGAGCGCGCCCGCGAGACGAGGGAGCGCCTGGCGGGCGCGTCGATGCCCGACGTCGCCGACGACCTCGCGTTCCGCGCCTCCGTCGCGAGCCGCGCGACGCTCGCCGCGCTGCTGCACGAGCACGACGCCGACGTGCAGGTCGCGCAGTCCCGTACCGAGGACCGCACCGGCGCGTGGACCGCGGCCCGCCGCGAGGCGCGTGCCGTCGAGCGGCTCGAGGAGCGGCACGACGCGACCGTCCGGGCCGAGGAGCTGCACGCCGAGCAGGTCGTGCTCGACGAGGTCGGCGGCCGCCGCGCCGCGCGGGAGGACGCATGA
- a CDS encoding flagellar hook protein FlgE, translating into MLRSLFSGISGLRSHQTMLDVTGNNIANVNTTGFKSSQTQFQDTLSQMLQNGGGAQDGVGGTNPAQVGLGVRVAGITTNFTQGASQMTGRSTDMMIQGDGFFVVRKGAESYYTRAGSFDFDSTGQMVLPGEGALVQGWAAVNGVVDTNGPLSDLRVPAGTLMPAVATSTASYEGNLDAAAANGTILNRTIDVYDATGNVRELQLTFTKAAAGWSVAATDGTATVVAAPMTFAADGSLTTPTTLTVGGVAVDISDLTGFAGIDSVKARTQNGQAAGTLQSFALGADGTITGAFSNGLKQTIGRLAIGSFTNPSGLEKAGGSLFRTSVNSGDPQVGPAGTGGRGTLAGGALEMSNVDLSSEFTSLIIAQRGFQANSRVITTSDEVLQELVNLKR; encoded by the coding sequence ATGCTCCGCTCGCTCTTCTCCGGCATCAGCGGTCTGCGCAGCCACCAGACCATGCTCGACGTCACGGGCAACAACATCGCCAACGTCAACACGACGGGCTTCAAGTCGTCGCAGACGCAGTTCCAGGACACGCTCAGCCAGATGCTGCAGAACGGCGGCGGCGCGCAGGACGGCGTCGGTGGCACCAACCCGGCGCAGGTCGGCCTGGGCGTGCGCGTCGCGGGCATCACGACGAACTTCACGCAGGGCGCGTCGCAGATGACGGGCCGCAGCACCGACATGATGATCCAGGGCGACGGCTTCTTCGTGGTCCGCAAGGGTGCCGAGTCGTACTACACGCGCGCCGGGTCGTTCGACTTCGACTCGACCGGCCAGATGGTGCTGCCGGGCGAGGGTGCGCTCGTGCAGGGCTGGGCCGCGGTGAACGGCGTCGTCGACACCAACGGCCCGCTGAGCGACCTGCGCGTCCCGGCCGGCACGCTCATGCCGGCCGTCGCGACGTCGACCGCGTCCTACGAGGGCAACCTCGACGCGGCGGCCGCGAACGGCACGATCCTCAACCGCACGATCGACGTCTACGACGCGACGGGCAACGTGCGCGAGCTGCAGCTCACGTTCACGAAGGCCGCGGCGGGCTGGTCGGTCGCCGCCACGGACGGCACCGCGACGGTCGTCGCCGCGCCCATGACGTTCGCTGCCGACGGCTCGCTCACCACGCCGACGACCCTCACGGTCGGTGGTGTGGCGGTCGACATCTCCGACCTCACGGGCTTCGCGGGCATCGACTCGGTGAAGGCGCGCACGCAGAACGGCCAGGCGGCGGGCACGCTCCAGTCGTTCGCCCTCGGCGCCGACGGCACGATCACGGGCGCGTTCAGCAACGGCCTCAAGCAGACCATCGGCCGCCTCGCGATCGGCTCGTTCACCAACCCGTCGGGCCTGGAGAAGGCGGGCGGCTCGCTGTTCCGCACGTCCGTGAACTCGGGGGACCCGCAGGTCGGCCCCGCGGGCACGGGCGGCCGCGGCACGCTCGCGGGCGGTGCGCTGGAGATGTCGAACGTCGACCTGTCGAGCGAGTTCACCAGCCTGATCATCGCCCAGCGCGGATTCCAGGCGAACAGCCGCGTCATCACGACGTCCGACGAGGTCCTCCAGGAGCTGGTGAACCTCAAGCGCTGA
- a CDS encoding flagellar FlbD family protein, whose protein sequence is MNPDLIQRIDSAPDTILTLIDGTKYIVTESLAEVIELVNEHRATILARAREIQAEHHPHIGLVPDLGDEDDDPAQPSIAPAVPLRPRSV, encoded by the coding sequence GTGAACCCCGACCTGATCCAACGCATCGACTCAGCACCGGACACGATCCTCACGCTCATCGACGGGACGAAGTACATCGTCACCGAGTCGCTCGCGGAGGTCATCGAGCTCGTCAACGAGCACCGCGCGACCATCCTCGCCCGCGCCCGTGAGATCCAGGCCGAGCACCACCCGCACATCGGCCTCGTGCCGGACCTCGGCGACGAGGACGACGACCCCGCGCAGCCCTCCATCGCCCCGGCGGTGCCCCTGCGCCCCAGGAGCGTGTGA
- a CDS encoding flagellar hook assembly protein FlgD, producing MSIDVSFLGATSRTTDASGTKVPTKELDKQAFLDLLVAQLRNQDPSAPMDSSQLMTQTTQLSTMESLVALADTQRESFALQMRMAAAQLVGQQVTWTDAAGATQKGVVTAVSYAGSVPTVKIGDTDVTLDAVSSVTSAGTAGTTTATGASA from the coding sequence ATGAGCATCGACGTCTCGTTCCTCGGCGCGACCAGCCGCACGACCGACGCCTCCGGCACGAAGGTCCCCACCAAGGAGCTCGACAAGCAGGCGTTCCTCGACCTGCTCGTCGCCCAGCTGCGCAACCAGGACCCGTCGGCCCCGATGGACTCCTCGCAGCTCATGACCCAGACGACGCAGCTGTCCACGATGGAGTCGCTCGTCGCCCTGGCCGACACGCAGCGGGAGTCGTTCGCGCTCCAGATGCGCATGGCCGCCGCCCAGCTCGTCGGGCAGCAGGTCACCTGGACCGACGCCGCCGGCGCGACCCAGAAGGGCGTCGTGACGGCGGTGTCCTACGCGGGCTCGGTGCCCACCGTGAAGATCGGTGACACGGACGTCACCCTCGACGCGGTCTCCTCCGTCACCTCCGCCGGGACCGCCGGCACGACCACCGCCACCGGCGCCAGCGCCTGA
- a CDS encoding C40 family peptidase: MSLDGIASVQARMAELRSLVVPAPVASPSSASTAAVAGDAVTGTTGAADDFTTLLASLSGTSGATATTAGGGATAQSFVAAAQKYVGVPYVWGGESLDEGGLDCSGLVLRALADVGVTDVPRVARDQQRMGEPVASLAQALPGDLVVFGGGNHIGIYLGEGKMVDAPKPGAHVVVRDVYTTPTAIRRILPQQSEVTAAAGSATGTSPAGATATAASQRVALELLTSLSGGAASSSSLAVPALGVAS, from the coding sequence ATGAGCCTCGACGGGATCGCCTCCGTGCAGGCGCGCATGGCCGAGCTGCGTTCTCTCGTCGTGCCTGCCCCCGTGGCCTCGCCGTCGTCCGCCTCGACCGCGGCCGTCGCCGGGGACGCCGTGACCGGGACGACCGGCGCGGCCGACGACTTCACGACGCTGCTCGCGTCGCTCAGCGGGACGTCCGGCGCCACCGCGACCACGGCCGGCGGGGGAGCGACCGCGCAGTCGTTCGTCGCCGCGGCCCAGAAGTACGTCGGCGTCCCGTACGTGTGGGGCGGGGAGTCGCTCGACGAGGGCGGGCTCGACTGCTCGGGTCTGGTGCTGCGCGCGCTCGCCGACGTGGGCGTCACCGACGTCCCGCGCGTCGCGCGCGACCAGCAGCGCATGGGCGAGCCCGTCGCGTCGCTCGCGCAGGCGCTGCCCGGCGACCTCGTCGTGTTCGGCGGCGGCAACCACATCGGCATCTACCTGGGGGAGGGGAAGATGGTCGACGCGCCGAAGCCCGGTGCGCACGTCGTCGTCCGGGACGTGTACACGACGCCCACCGCGATCCGTCGGATCCTGCCGCAGCAGTCCGAGGTCACGGCCGCCGCAGGGTCCGCGACCGGGACGTCGCCGGCGGGTGCGACCGCCACGGCGGCGAGCCAGCGCGTGGCGCTCGAGCTGCTGACCTCGCTCTCGGGCGGCGCCGCCTCGTCGTCCTCGCTCGCCGTGCCGGCGCTGGGGGTGGCCTCGTGA
- the fliG gene encoding flagellar motor switch protein FliG, which yields MAALTGTQKAAMLLLQLGRDRAARVMAQLEVHEIEELTAEILRLERVDQRLADEVLEEFHAVSVVGPGVGGGMGLAQHLLVASLGAEQAAGVMERLQTSLQGQPFEFLQHADARQVVSLLSSEHPQAIALVLAHLKPDHAGAIIAGLDPELQADIAHRIALMERASPDVVQMIAENLQRKASSVLASSELAAVGGVQPLVEIINRADPSTEKVILEGLASRDEELAEEVRSRMFVFADITLLEDRAMQLVLRQVETAQLSVALKGVSDGVRETVMRNLSERARENLVEEIELLGPVRLSLVEDARAAIVQVIRRLEESGQIVIRRDSEDELVA from the coding sequence ATGGCCGCCCTCACCGGGACGCAGAAGGCCGCGATGCTGCTGCTGCAGCTCGGTCGCGACCGCGCCGCGCGCGTCATGGCACAGCTCGAGGTGCACGAGATCGAGGAGCTCACGGCCGAGATCCTGCGGCTCGAGCGCGTCGACCAGCGGCTCGCCGACGAGGTCCTCGAGGAGTTCCACGCGGTCTCCGTCGTCGGCCCCGGCGTCGGCGGCGGCATGGGCCTCGCGCAGCACCTGCTCGTCGCGTCGCTCGGCGCCGAGCAGGCCGCGGGCGTCATGGAGCGGCTGCAGACCAGCCTGCAGGGCCAGCCGTTCGAGTTCCTGCAGCACGCCGACGCCCGTCAGGTCGTCTCGCTCCTGTCGAGCGAGCACCCGCAGGCCATCGCGCTCGTCCTCGCGCACCTCAAGCCCGACCACGCGGGCGCGATCATCGCGGGCCTCGACCCCGAGCTCCAGGCCGACATCGCGCACCGCATCGCGCTCATGGAGCGTGCGTCCCCGGACGTCGTGCAGATGATCGCCGAGAACCTGCAGCGCAAGGCGTCGAGCGTGCTCGCGTCGAGCGAGCTCGCCGCCGTCGGCGGCGTCCAGCCCCTCGTCGAGATCATCAACCGCGCCGACCCGAGCACCGAGAAGGTCATTCTCGAGGGGCTCGCCAGCCGCGACGAGGAGCTCGCCGAGGAGGTCCGCAGCCGGATGTTCGTCTTCGCGGACATCACGCTGCTCGAGGACCGCGCCATGCAGCTCGTGCTGCGGCAGGTCGAGACCGCGCAGCTGTCCGTCGCGCTCAAGGGCGTCAGCGACGGCGTGCGCGAGACCGTGATGCGCAACCTGTCGGAGCGGGCGCGCGAGAACCTCGTCGAGGAGATCGAGCTGCTCGGCCCCGTGCGGCTGTCGCTCGTCGAGGACGCGCGCGCGGCGATCGTGCAGGTCATCCGCCGCCTGGAGGAGTCGGGTCAGATCGTGATCCGGCGCGACTCGGAGGACGAGCTCGTTGCCTGA
- the fucO gene encoding lactaldehyde reductase has protein sequence MAQRMIWNQTAYFGAGAIEVIPDELARRGVTKAFVVTDRALVESGVAGRVTALLDAAGLPYDVYDDVRPNPPIEDVQAGVAAFAASGADVLVAIGGGSPQDTCKAIGIITANPEFSDVRSLEGVAPTRNPSVPIVAVPTTAGTASETTINYVITDVERQRKFVCVDPHDIPVLAVVDPQMMSTAPRALKVATGLDALTHAIEGYVTKGAWELSDLFHLKAIQVIAGSLQAAADGDAAAAERMALGQYVAGMGYSNVGLGLVHAMAHPLGAFYSAPHGVANGILLAPVMAFNAPATGEKYRDVAAAFGVEDAHTLPLEEARSAAVEAVAALTRDLGNPTRLSEVGATESDVAALAKAAFEDVCAGGNPREASVADIEALYRSLL, from the coding sequence GTGGCGCAGCGGATGATCTGGAACCAGACGGCCTACTTCGGCGCAGGAGCGATCGAGGTGATCCCCGACGAGCTCGCCCGCCGCGGCGTCACCAAGGCGTTCGTCGTCACCGACCGGGCGCTCGTCGAGAGCGGCGTCGCGGGGCGCGTGACGGCCCTGCTCGACGCGGCGGGCCTCCCGTACGACGTCTACGACGACGTGCGGCCCAACCCGCCCATCGAGGACGTCCAGGCCGGCGTCGCCGCCTTCGCCGCGTCCGGCGCGGACGTGCTCGTCGCGATCGGCGGCGGCTCGCCGCAGGACACCTGCAAGGCGATCGGCATCATCACCGCCAACCCCGAGTTCTCCGACGTGCGCTCGCTCGAGGGCGTCGCCCCCACCCGCAACCCGTCGGTGCCGATCGTCGCCGTCCCCACGACCGCGGGCACCGCGTCCGAGACGACCATCAACTACGTCATCACCGACGTCGAGCGGCAGCGCAAGTTCGTGTGCGTCGACCCGCACGACATCCCCGTCCTCGCCGTCGTCGACCCGCAGATGATGTCCACCGCCCCGCGCGCCCTCAAGGTCGCCACGGGACTGGACGCCCTCACGCACGCCATCGAGGGGTACGTGACGAAGGGCGCCTGGGAGCTGTCCGACCTGTTCCACCTCAAGGCGATCCAGGTCATCGCCGGGTCGCTGCAGGCCGCGGCCGACGGGGACGCCGCCGCCGCCGAGCGCATGGCCCTCGGGCAGTACGTCGCGGGCATGGGCTACTCCAACGTCGGGCTCGGCCTCGTGCACGCCATGGCGCACCCGCTCGGTGCGTTCTACTCGGCACCGCACGGCGTCGCCAACGGCATCCTGCTCGCGCCCGTCATGGCGTTCAACGCCCCCGCGACCGGGGAGAAGTACCGCGACGTCGCCGCCGCGTTCGGCGTCGAGGACGCGCACACGCTGCCGCTCGAGGAGGCCCGGTCCGCCGCCGTCGAGGCCGTCGCCGCCCTCACGCGCGACCTCGGCAACCCGACCCGGCTGTCGGAGGTCGGCGCCACGGAGTCGGACGTCGCCGCGCTCGCCAAGGCCGCGTTCGAGGACGTGTGCGCGGGCGGCAACCCCCGCGAGGCGTCCGTCGCCGACATCGAGGCCCTGTACCGCTCACTCCTGTAG
- a CDS encoding motility protein A: MDPAGVIGLVVALVAIFGAMILEGAQPMSIMLPAPLLLVWVGTLGVGLAGHTLRDAKESFAAVPRALRSGIPDPTQTVDTLVSLADRARREGLLALEDAARSIDDQFLRAGLQAAIDGTDPDDLRTILEDRIATKRARERAHAKYFQDMGGYAPTIGIIGTVISLVHVLENLSDPASLGHSIAAAFVATLWGILSANVVWLPLGTRIKRISDLECTQMEMTLEGLLAVQAGANPRLVGERLRSLLPDDADSGKGKSKKAAA; the protein is encoded by the coding sequence ATGGATCCCGCGGGCGTCATCGGGCTCGTCGTCGCCCTCGTGGCGATCTTCGGCGCCATGATCCTCGAGGGCGCGCAGCCCATGTCGATCATGCTGCCGGCGCCCCTGCTGCTCGTCTGGGTGGGCACCCTCGGCGTCGGGCTCGCGGGCCACACGCTGCGCGACGCCAAGGAGTCGTTCGCCGCCGTGCCGCGCGCACTGCGCAGCGGCATCCCCGACCCGACGCAGACCGTCGACACGCTCGTGAGCCTCGCCGACCGCGCCCGCCGCGAGGGCCTGCTCGCGCTCGAGGACGCCGCCCGCAGCATCGACGACCAGTTCCTGCGCGCGGGCCTGCAGGCCGCGATCGACGGCACCGACCCGGACGACCTGCGCACGATCCTCGAGGACCGCATCGCGACCAAGCGGGCGCGCGAGCGGGCGCACGCCAAGTACTTCCAGGACATGGGCGGCTACGCGCCGACCATCGGCATCATCGGCACGGTCATCTCGCTCGTGCACGTGCTGGAGAACCTGTCCGACCCCGCGTCGCTCGGCCACTCCATCGCCGCGGCGTTCGTCGCGACCCTCTGGGGCATCCTGTCCGCGAACGTCGTCTGGCTGCCGCTCGGCACCCGCATCAAGCGCATCTCCGACCTCGAGTGCACGCAGATGGAGATGACGCTCGAAGGGCTGCTCGCGGTGCAGGCGGGCGCGAACCCGCGGCTCGTCGGCGAGCGCCTGCGCAGCCTGCTGCCCGACGACGCCGACTCCGGCAAGGGCAAGTCCAAGAAGGCGGCGGCGTGA
- a CDS encoding FliI/YscN family ATPase produces the protein MTTLAPAAPAPSPAAWARALAATAPERVGTVRAVVGLTIEVVGTGAAVGELVRVGDDVLAEVVATAGATARCMPLGPTSGLRAGMPARPLREPLRVPVGPGLLGRVLDGLGRPIDGKGPLRARAWVPLDSRAPHPLERARVDEPLDLGVRVLDTLVTVGRGQRLGLFAGSGVGKSSLLSMVARGTDAEVSVIALVGERGREVREFLEDDLGPEGLARSVVVIATSDEPPLVRLRSAFLATRIAEALRDEGRHAVLMMDSLTRVAMAQREIGLSVGEPPATRGYPPSTFALLAQLLERAGTGATGSVTGLYTVLVDGDDHNEPIADAARSILDGHVVLDRRLAVAGHFPSVDALGSISRVASRVTTPEQRDAARRLRAVMAARRQAQDLLDVGAYVAGSNPLVDAAVTHGRAIDAFLRQDIEDVVPSAQAWAHLAALVQTLGEVP, from the coding sequence GTGACGACCCTCGCGCCCGCTGCTCCGGCGCCCTCGCCCGCGGCCTGGGCGCGCGCCCTCGCCGCGACCGCGCCTGAGCGTGTCGGCACGGTCCGCGCGGTCGTCGGGCTCACGATCGAGGTCGTCGGTACCGGCGCCGCGGTCGGCGAGCTCGTGCGCGTGGGCGACGACGTGCTGGCCGAGGTCGTCGCGACCGCCGGCGCCACCGCGCGCTGCATGCCGCTCGGTCCGACGTCCGGCCTGCGCGCCGGGATGCCCGCGCGGCCGCTGCGCGAGCCGCTGCGCGTGCCCGTCGGACCCGGCCTGCTCGGTCGGGTCCTCGACGGGCTGGGCCGGCCCATCGACGGCAAGGGCCCGCTGCGCGCCCGTGCGTGGGTCCCGCTCGACTCGCGTGCACCCCACCCGCTCGAGCGGGCGCGCGTCGACGAGCCGCTCGACCTGGGCGTCCGCGTCCTCGACACGCTCGTCACGGTCGGCCGAGGCCAGCGGCTCGGGCTGTTCGCCGGGTCCGGCGTCGGCAAGTCGAGCCTGCTGTCGATGGTCGCGCGCGGCACCGACGCGGAGGTGTCGGTCATCGCGCTCGTCGGTGAGCGCGGGCGCGAGGTCCGCGAGTTCCTCGAGGACGACCTGGGGCCCGAGGGGCTCGCGCGCAGCGTCGTCGTCATCGCCACGTCCGACGAGCCGCCGCTCGTGCGCCTGCGGTCCGCGTTCCTCGCGACCCGGATCGCGGAGGCGCTGCGCGATGAGGGCCGGCACGCGGTCCTCATGATGGACTCGCTCACCCGCGTCGCCATGGCGCAGCGCGAGATCGGCCTGTCCGTCGGCGAGCCGCCCGCGACCCGCGGGTACCCGCCCTCGACGTTCGCGCTGCTCGCGCAGCTGCTCGAGCGGGCCGGGACGGGCGCGACCGGGTCGGTGACCGGCCTGTACACCGTCCTCGTCGACGGCGACGACCACAACGAGCCGATCGCGGACGCCGCCCGGTCGATCCTCGACGGGCACGTCGTCCTCGACCGCCGGCTCGCGGTCGCCGGTCACTTCCCGAGCGTCGACGCGCTGGGCTCGATCAGCCGCGTCGCATCCCGCGTGACGACCCCCGAGCAGCGCGACGCCGCCCGCCGGCTGCGCGCCGTCATGGCCGCGCGCCGGCAGGCGCAGGACCTGCTCGACGTCGGCGCGTACGTCGCGGGCTCGAACCCGCTCGTCGACGCCGCCGTCACGCACGGGCGCGCGATCGACGCGTTCCTGCGGCAGGACATCGAGGACGTCGTGCCGTCCGCGCAGGCGTGGGCGCACCTCGCCGCGCTCGTCCAGACCTTGGGGGAGGTGCCGTGA
- a CDS encoding RNA polymerase sigma factor, translating to MSTSPPTDAQRFAALWEQHAPRVQAWTLRHVDRDTAQEVVAETFLVAWRRLADVPGDALPWLLVVARNTLRNHRRSAYRARQLHGVLAALAPPPPDDPAAAVAERQALLRALADLSTSDREAVLLVAWDGLTAAQAAEVLGCSPAAFKMRLSRARRRLTRAADGTPDTTALRLVPGSTP from the coding sequence GTGAGCACCTCACCCCCGACCGACGCGCAGCGGTTCGCCGCCCTGTGGGAGCAGCACGCGCCGCGCGTGCAGGCGTGGACCCTGCGGCACGTCGACCGCGACACCGCGCAGGAGGTCGTCGCCGAGACGTTCCTCGTCGCGTGGCGCCGGCTCGCCGACGTGCCCGGCGACGCCCTGCCGTGGCTCCTCGTCGTCGCCCGCAACACGCTGCGCAACCACCGCCGCTCCGCCTACCGCGCGCGCCAGCTCCACGGGGTGCTCGCGGCTCTCGCACCACCACCGCCCGACGACCCCGCCGCCGCGGTCGCCGAGCGGCAGGCGCTGCTGCGCGCCCTGGCCGACCTGAGCACGTCCGACCGGGAGGCAGTCCTGCTCGTCGCGTGGGACGGGCTGACCGCAGCCCAGGCCGCCGAGGTGCTCGGCTGCTCCCCCGCCGCGTTCAAGATGCGCCTGTCCCGCGCCCGCCGGCGGCTCACCCGGGCCGCGGACGGCACCCCCGACACCACCGCCCTGCGCCTCGTCCCCGGGAGCACCCCGTGA
- a CDS encoding flagellar hook-length control protein FliK: protein MSATLIPPAVPAASTTRAPRPAGGTPAAGDAFARTFDAVAAAQPGGDRPTTGADRAPGDARSADRDARPTDRADGADRAHRADRTATTERPGGAADRPADDTTGAASAASGDPATDPSGTDATASGAGSAGAGAPADATAATAPAVVLVPTAAVLAAAAGTVTTTTGAPGDTLPTAAPVPAASAVGAAAVVDPAAAPVSTTVASTTAAALPTDAASTAPATGPLTDAAVTGAATTTTAAAASTTATTPGTSAPATGAPAATTSGTTTTTAVPGNAVTATASGDAGPSAPAPADPAAPAAGPSTPAPSGTSPLPAVPVPSATTTTAAAPTTPSAPVPAATPAPFAEQLGARLTALGGLAHGRHVLTVPVDPENLGPVRVVAHIGPESVRVELVGGTEASREALRGSLADLRRDLSRDLGGLDVQVGVGGDGPSRDPRDAERTPASPFAPSRTSGVDAAPAAPATGPARTSQGLEVDL, encoded by the coding sequence GTGAGCGCGACCCTCATCCCGCCGGCCGTGCCCGCCGCGTCGACGACGCGCGCGCCGCGCCCGGCGGGCGGCACCCCGGCTGCGGGGGACGCGTTCGCGCGCACCTTCGACGCCGTCGCCGCCGCGCAGCCCGGCGGGGACCGCCCGACCACCGGTGCGGACCGCGCGCCGGGCGACGCCCGGTCGGCCGACCGGGACGCCCGCCCGACGGACCGCGCCGACGGTGCCGACCGCGCCCACCGTGCCGACCGCACGGCCACGACCGAGCGGCCCGGGGGAGCTGCGGACCGTCCCGCGGACGACACCACGGGGGCCGCCTCGGCCGCGTCGGGCGACCCTGCCACCGACCCGTCCGGCACCGACGCGACCGCGTCGGGTGCGGGGTCTGCGGGCGCGGGCGCTCCGGCCGACGCGACCGCCGCCACCGCCCCGGCGGTCGTCCTCGTCCCGACCGCCGCCGTGCTCGCGGCGGCCGCGGGGACGGTCACCACGACCACCGGTGCGCCGGGAGACACCCTCCCGACCGCCGCTCCGGTGCCCGCCGCGTCCGCCGTGGGTGCGGCCGCCGTCGTGGACCCCGCCGCTGCCCCGGTCTCGACGACCGTGGCGAGCACCACCGCCGCCGCGCTGCCGACCGATGCGGCGTCGACCGCACCGGCCACCGGGCCGCTCACCGACGCCGCGGTGACCGGCGCGGCCACCACGACCACGGCCGCGGCTGCGTCGACGACGGCCACGACCCCTGGGACGAGCGCCCCCGCGACGGGTGCGCCGGCCGCCACGACGAGCGGCACCACGACGACGACCGCCGTGCCGGGGAACGCGGTCACGGCCACGGCGTCGGGTGACGCCGGACCGTCGGCGCCCGCACCCGCGGACCCGGCGGCCCCCGCGGCCGGACCGTCGACGCCCGCCCCGTCCGGGACGTCGCCGCTCCCGGCCGTGCCGGTCCCGTCCGCGACCACCACGACCGCCGCCGCGCCGACGACCCCGTCGGCCCCCGTACCCGCGGCCACCCCGGCACCGTTCGCGGAGCAGCTCGGTGCGCGGCTCACGGCGCTCGGCGGCCTGGCGCACGGGCGGCACGTCCTCACGGTCCCCGTCGACCCCGAGAACCTCGGGCCCGTCCGGGTCGTCGCGCACATCGGCCCGGAGTCGGTGCGCGTCGAGCTCGTCGGCGGGACGGAGGCGTCCCGGGAGGCGCTGCGCGGGTCGCTCGCCGACCTGCGCCGCGACCTGAGCCGCGACCTCGGGGGACTCGACGTGCAGGTCGGCGTCGGTGGCGACGGGCCGTCCCGCGACCCGCGCGACGCCGAGCGCACCCCGGCGTCGCCGTTCGCCCCCTCGCGCACGTCCGGCGTCGACGCGGCCCCGGCCGCACCGGCCACCGGCCCGGCGCGCACGAGCCAGGGCCTGGAGGTCGACCTGTGA
- a CDS encoding FliH/SctL family protein, with amino-acid sequence MPDLGFVPAQRPAPGAASADPAPVLATAGVRTAAAPSAFVATGAVTTPGLPAAQAPAPATASAAPALAAPAPVTGEAVAFRPSPLATVVTPDKGAYDAGRAEGFAAGYAAGAREAARVAQEEAARARAAQEARRAAAQDALDRALAVLATAAAAAAARTVPVVHDVEARLHEAALDLATAVLGVELADHGLGARAALARVLAHVDGTEPVTVRLHPADLAALPAAADATGVAPTVPDGVTLVADPTLAPGDAVADLPDGFLDARLDGAVARARAALRGDA; translated from the coding sequence TTGCCTGACCTCGGATTCGTCCCCGCGCAGCGCCCCGCCCCGGGCGCCGCGAGCGCCGACCCCGCGCCCGTCCTCGCGACGGCGGGCGTGCGCACCGCTGCGGCCCCGTCCGCGTTCGTCGCGACCGGCGCCGTCACGACCCCCGGCCTCCCGGCCGCACAGGCACCCGCACCTGCGACCGCGTCCGCCGCTCCCGCGCTCGCCGCACCCGCCCCGGTGACGGGCGAGGCCGTCGCGTTCCGTCCGTCGCCGCTCGCGACCGTCGTGACGCCCGACAAGGGTGCGTACGACGCGGGCCGCGCCGAGGGCTTCGCCGCCGGCTACGCGGCCGGCGCGCGTGAGGCCGCCCGTGTCGCGCAGGAGGAGGCCGCCCGGGCCCGCGCCGCCCAGGAGGCCCGCCGGGCCGCCGCGCAGGACGCGCTCGACCGCGCGCTCGCCGTGCTGGCGACGGCCGCCGCGGCGGCCGCGGCGCGGACCGTGCCCGTCGTGCACGACGTCGAGGCCCGGCTGCACGAGGCTGCGCTCGACCTCGCGACCGCGGTGCTCGGCGTCGAGCTCGCCGACCACGGGCTCGGCGCCCGCGCGGCGCTCGCGCGCGTCCTCGCGCACGTCGACGGGACCGAGCCCGTCACGGTCCGCCTGCACCCCGCCGACCTCGCCGCGCTGCCCGCGGCCGCCGACGCGACGGGTGTGGCCCCGACCGTCCCGGACGGCGTCACGCTCGTCGCCGACCCGACCCTGGCGCCCGGCGACGCCGTCGCCGACCTGCCCGACGGCTTCCTCGACGCGCGCCTCGACGGTGCGGTCGCGCGTGCCCGTGCCGCGCTGCGGGGGGACGCGTGA